Proteins encoded within one genomic window of Lacipirellulaceae bacterium:
- a CDS encoding TraR/DksA family transcriptional regulator — MARKDSLLKLRDLLIKRRDALRKALAGDLSMLQSLREQIGSDVVDAALDASQDEISSKLAEVESRELGNIENALEQIRKGTYGVCEVCGGKIPLARLQALPYATSCINCQRAAESSGSTGQYAGDWSRVTDSGADIDVSFSDLETT; from the coding sequence ATGGCTCGCAAAGACTCATTGCTGAAACTTCGTGATTTGCTCATTAAGCGTCGTGACGCGCTGCGTAAGGCGCTCGCCGGTGACTTGAGCATGTTGCAATCCCTCAGGGAGCAAATCGGGAGCGATGTTGTTGACGCTGCCTTGGATGCCTCGCAGGACGAAATCAGCTCGAAGTTAGCTGAAGTCGAAAGCCGCGAGCTTGGAAACATAGAAAATGCTTTGGAACAGATTCGCAAGGGAACTTACGGCGTTTGTGAAGTCTGCGGCGGAAAGATCCCGCTAGCTCGACTGCAGGCTCTACCTTATGCAACGAGCTGCATTAACTGCCAAAGAGCCGCTGAGAGTTCGGGTTCGACCGGCCAATACGCAGGTGATTGGAGTCGCGTAACCGATTCTGGTGCGGACATCGACGTTTCGTTCAGCGATTTGGAA